From Vibrio aerogenes, a single genomic window includes:
- a CDS encoding GAF domain-containing protein — protein sequence MEDKQYLLLTKQAIGLIENEPDVIANLANLSALISMNIERLNWVGFYFLKDNELVLGPFQGKPACVRIPVGRGVCGTAIATSRTLRVEDVHAFEGHIACDCESRSELVIPFYLNGKPAGVLDLDSPVKGRFSESDELGFTHLIRETEKLLNSQSNV from the coding sequence GATAGGGTTAATCGAAAACGAGCCTGATGTTATTGCAAATCTGGCAAATTTGTCAGCTTTGATATCCATGAATATTGAGCGATTGAACTGGGTTGGATTTTATTTTTTAAAAGATAATGAATTAGTGCTGGGACCTTTTCAGGGTAAACCAGCTTGCGTGCGTATCCCTGTTGGGCGGGGTGTGTGTGGTACTGCAATTGCAACATCCCGTACATTGCGTGTTGAGGATGTTCATGCGTTTGAAGGGCATATTGCCTGTGACTGTGAAAGCCGTTCTGAATTAGTGATTCCTTTTTATCTGAATGGAAAACCAGCTGGCGTTCTGGACCTGGATAGTCCGGTAAAAGGGCGTTTTTCTGAATCTGATGAACTTGGCTTCACGCATTTGATCAGAGAAACAGAAAAGCTGCTTAATTCACAGTCTAACGTATGA
- the proQ gene encoding RNA chaperone ProQ codes for MDNTEKLKNSKEVIAYIAECFPKCFTLEGEAKPLKIGIFKDLADRLSDDPKVSKTLLRAALRQYTSSWRYLHGVKPGVERVDLDGNPCGELEQEHIDHAQTTLAESKARAQAIRKEKEKANPNSKSNKSDKPKAKKAGFKPKNARRVQEKKVQTRALNADELTTGRQVKVNMGKGNMVATIVEINKEDVRVQLANGLQMVVKAEHLCA; via the coding sequence ATGGATAACACCGAAAAGTTAAAAAACAGCAAAGAAGTGATTGCGTATATTGCTGAATGTTTCCCGAAATGCTTTACTTTGGAAGGTGAAGCTAAGCCATTGAAAATTGGCATATTTAAAGACCTTGCAGATCGTTTGAGTGATGACCCGAAAGTAAGTAAAACACTGCTTCGTGCTGCGTTAAGACAGTACACGTCTTCATGGCGATATTTGCACGGTGTTAAACCGGGTGTTGAGCGTGTTGACCTGGATGGAAACCCATGTGGGGAGTTAGAGCAGGAACATATTGATCATGCGCAGACGACACTGGCTGAAAGTAAAGCCAGAGCTCAGGCTATCCGAAAAGAGAAAGAAAAAGCAAACCCTAATAGTAAGAGCAATAAGTCTGATAAACCAAAAGCAAAAAAAGCTGGGTTTAAACCTAAAAATGCCAGACGTGTTCAAGAAAAGAAAGTTCAGACCCGGGCTTTGAATGCTGATGAGTTGACAACTGGACGGCAGGTAAAGGTTAATATGGGTAAAGGCAACATGGTTGCGACCATTGTTGAAATTAATAAGGAAGATGTGCGCGTGCAACTCGCGAATGGCCTGCAAATGGTCGTAAAAGCGGAGCACTTGTGTGCATAA